One part of the Bradyrhizobium sp. CB1650 genome encodes these proteins:
- a CDS encoding DUF418 domain-containing protein: MNPSERLDAIDVLRGLALFGVLAMNIVTIFRVSIFASLLPKAEPAGPLDQAVAAVLTVAVDSKAIALLSLLFGVGLAIQFERLAGNPRRMILLVRRLVVLLGIGLVHLYLVWSGDILVHYALAGFVVLPFLGGARWLMASAALLLLGLYVTMPVLPPIVPLPDAAEMAALAADATRAYGTGGFFDVLAFRIREVTVIFPLQVMALPPTVALFLVGAFAWRSGVLRRASASRSLLFVVATFGIVLGGGLSLAAAGQELFDWRSLGRAHFSVEQLGAVVLALGYAAAVIAAVNLSGGQRMLGWAAPLGRMAFTNYLAQSVICGWIFYGYGLGQFGRLGVAATLAIGIFVYVAQVVFSAWWLRRYRFGPVEWLWRSCMYGAPQSMRATVNLAVTRATIAV; this comes from the coding sequence ATGAACCCGTCGGAGCGGCTCGACGCGATTGACGTGCTGCGGGGCTTGGCCCTATTCGGCGTGCTCGCCATGAACATCGTGACCATATTTCGGGTCTCCATCTTCGCTTCGCTCTTGCCGAAAGCGGAGCCGGCGGGGCCGCTCGACCAGGCGGTAGCGGCCGTGCTGACGGTCGCCGTCGACTCTAAGGCGATTGCGCTATTGTCGCTGCTGTTCGGCGTCGGCCTCGCCATCCAATTCGAGCGGCTTGCCGGCAATCCACGGCGCATGATCTTGCTCGTGCGCAGGCTGGTGGTGCTGCTGGGGATTGGCCTGGTGCATCTCTATTTGGTCTGGAGCGGTGACATTCTCGTCCATTATGCGCTGGCGGGCTTCGTGGTGCTGCCCTTCCTCGGCGGCGCGCGGTGGCTCATGGCGAGTGCAGCCCTACTGCTCCTGGGGCTCTACGTGACCATGCCGGTGCTACCGCCGATCGTGCCGCTGCCGGATGCGGCCGAGATGGCCGCTCTTGCCGCGGACGCGACGCGTGCCTACGGCACGGGCGGATTTTTCGATGTGCTCGCGTTCCGTATCCGCGAGGTGACGGTGATTTTTCCGCTGCAGGTCATGGCCTTGCCGCCCACTGTCGCGCTGTTCCTGGTCGGCGCCTTCGCGTGGCGCAGCGGGGTCTTGCGGCGGGCTTCGGCGAGCCGGTCCCTGCTGTTCGTCGTCGCAACCTTTGGCATTGTTCTCGGCGGCGGATTGAGTCTCGCGGCAGCAGGACAGGAGCTCTTCGATTGGCGGTCGCTCGGGCGCGCGCATTTTTCGGTGGAACAGCTGGGCGCGGTCGTGTTGGCCCTCGGCTATGCGGCCGCGGTCATCGCCGCTGTGAACCTCTCGGGCGGGCAGAGGATGCTGGGCTGGGCCGCGCCGCTTGGGCGCATGGCGTTCACCAACTATCTGGCGCAATCTGTGATCTGCGGCTGGATCTTCTACGGTTATGGTCTAGGCCAATTTGGCCGCCTCGGCGTGGCCGCGACACTGGCGATCGGGATTTTCGTGTATGTCGCGCAGGTGGTGTTCAGCGCGTGGTGGCTGCGCCGGTATCGGTTCGGTCCTGTCGAGTGGCTCTGGCGCTCGTGCATGTATGGGGCACCGCAGTCGATGCGGGCAACGGTCAATTTAGCCGTTACGCGCGCGACGATAGCAGTTTGA
- a CDS encoding FCD domain-containing protein, translating into MRSLLENMGNIGDHKRPAFSPGQGKKHTLSRFIRQRHNGTCEPAREALKSLEVQGLITISTGPTGGATIMEVPLERTFQLLQNYLFFKEVSMEDIYAARRLLEPELAAGSVPFLSNEQLDALEHNIETCQPTSQEPSLLVRQRQADLDFHDILAAANPNPFLRFACELINEMLRRLVVFSTQTPPEEHTRFGCANVKIHTEIAKAARARDSERVRALMKAHMDEASEYVKRLDGRLDGRLIFDSEMAPRPRPLS; encoded by the coding sequence ATGCGGTCGCTGTTGGAAAACATGGGCAATATTGGCGATCACAAGCGCCCGGCATTCTCGCCGGGCCAAGGTAAGAAACATACGCTGAGCCGATTTATTCGGCAGCGTCACAACGGCACCTGCGAGCCCGCCCGCGAGGCTCTTAAGTCGCTCGAGGTGCAGGGACTGATCACGATCAGCACCGGCCCGACCGGCGGGGCGACGATCATGGAGGTCCCGCTCGAGCGCACCTTTCAACTGCTGCAGAACTATCTGTTCTTCAAAGAGGTCAGCATGGAGGACATCTATGCGGCGCGGCGCCTGCTGGAGCCCGAATTGGCTGCCGGCTCGGTGCCGTTTCTGTCGAACGAGCAGCTCGACGCGCTGGAGCACAACATCGAAACGTGCCAGCCGACCTCGCAGGAGCCGTCTCTTCTGGTTCGTCAACGCCAGGCGGATCTCGACTTTCACGACATCCTCGCTGCCGCAAACCCCAATCCATTTCTGCGCTTCGCATGCGAGCTGATCAACGAGATGCTGCGTCGGCTGGTTGTCTTCAGCACCCAGACGCCTCCGGAAGAGCACACGAGATTCGGATGCGCCAACGTCAAGATTCACACCGAGATCGCCAAAGCCGCACGCGCGCGCGACAGCGAGCGCGTGCGCGCGCTCATGAAAGCGCACATGGATGAAGCTTCAGAATACGTGAAGCGGTTGGATGGCCGACTCGATGGTCGACTGATCTTTGATTCGGAAATGGCGCCGCGCCCGCGACCACTGTCCTGA
- a CDS encoding DUF2285 domain-containing protein, whose product MEKPALDASVADAAPEDTGLTPYDCEHLTTYWRLLDANAAGADWRVVAESVLHIDPGREPQRARRAYKSHLARANWMAEHGYKLLLRGEVPTLN is encoded by the coding sequence ATGGAAAAACCGGCGCTCGACGCAAGTGTAGCCGATGCCGCTCCCGAGGACACCGGTCTGACGCCATATGATTGCGAACATCTCACAACCTATTGGCGGCTATTGGACGCGAATGCCGCGGGCGCCGATTGGCGGGTAGTTGCCGAGAGCGTGTTACACATTGATCCCGGACGTGAGCCTCAGCGAGCGCGCCGGGCCTATAAAAGCCATCTCGCGCGTGCCAACTGGATGGCCGAGCACGGTTACAAGCTTCTCCTGCGTGGAGAGGTGCCAACCCTCAATTGA
- a CDS encoding pitrilysin family protein, giving the protein MTQSCTRRDVLLAGASGSIAILASPSLVAATSTLAATKIKRLVSPCGIKATLVQDATVPLIAVEYAFGGGATQDPTEKPGVGHMVASLLDEGAGDLDAKTFHERLDGRAIELSFASHRDYFRGSLHTLKDCKEDAFDLLRMALTSPRFDPADVERIRAGVLAKLRHDSTNPASLANRKFFEVAFKDHPYARQAEGTLESVPKIDVADLKGYLRSVITKDTLKIAVVGDIDPEVLCKLLDMTFGGLPASSNSTPVADVVAAKPPQRIFIPLDVPQTFVTFGGPGVRRTEPDFMAACVVNHILGGGGLTSRLFREVREKRGLAYFVSERLVWMDHSAVFVGDSGTRADRAGRTVEEIERQVRQLAEKGPTQQELDDAKSYLKGSQILALNTTSKLARTLLQHQLDRLPIDYLEKHDAVVDAVTLEDAKRAAARLWGGGLLTVLVGRSPVP; this is encoded by the coding sequence ATGACCCAGTCTTGCACACGACGTGACGTCCTCCTCGCCGGGGCGTCGGGTTCAATCGCAATCCTCGCATCACCAAGTTTGGTTGCTGCCACCAGCACGCTTGCCGCGACCAAGATCAAACGCCTGGTCTCGCCTTGCGGTATAAAGGCAACGTTAGTGCAGGATGCGACTGTCCCACTGATCGCCGTAGAATATGCCTTCGGCGGCGGCGCGACGCAGGATCCCACCGAGAAACCCGGTGTTGGACACATGGTGGCTAGCCTGCTCGACGAAGGCGCCGGCGATCTTGACGCCAAGACGTTTCATGAGCGGCTCGATGGCCGCGCCATTGAGTTGAGCTTTGCATCGCATCGCGACTACTTCCGCGGTAGTTTGCACACGCTGAAGGACTGCAAGGAGGACGCCTTTGACCTCTTACGGATGGCGCTAACCTCACCACGTTTCGACCCGGCCGATGTCGAACGAATTCGTGCCGGCGTGCTTGCGAAGCTTCGGCATGACTCGACCAATCCGGCGTCGCTCGCAAATCGCAAATTCTTCGAGGTGGCCTTCAAGGATCATCCTTATGCTCGGCAGGCCGAAGGCACCCTCGAGAGCGTGCCGAAGATCGACGTAGCAGATCTCAAGGGCTATCTCCGAAGCGTAATCACAAAAGACACACTCAAGATCGCGGTGGTCGGCGACATCGATCCAGAGGTCCTCTGCAAATTGCTCGACATGACTTTTGGGGGCCTGCCGGCCAGCTCGAATTCGACGCCGGTTGCGGACGTGGTCGCAGCAAAGCCGCCGCAGCGCATCTTCATTCCGCTCGATGTACCTCAGACGTTTGTGACATTCGGCGGTCCCGGCGTCCGGCGCACCGAACCGGATTTCATGGCAGCCTGTGTCGTCAACCACATCCTTGGCGGCGGCGGTTTGACCTCGCGGCTCTTCCGCGAAGTCCGCGAGAAGCGGGGGTTGGCCTATTTCGTCAGCGAGCGGCTGGTCTGGATGGATCATTCAGCCGTGTTCGTCGGCGATAGCGGCACGCGGGCTGACCGCGCCGGCAGGACAGTCGAAGAGATCGAGAGGCAGGTCCGCCAACTTGCCGAGAAAGGACCGACCCAGCAGGAACTCGATGATGCAAAGTCTTACCTGAAGGGCTCGCAGATACTAGCTCTCAACACAACATCGAAGCTTGCGCGAACGCTGTTGCAGCATCAGCTTGATAGGCTGCCGATCGACTATCTCGAAAAACACGACGCCGTCGTCGATGCGGTAACGTTGGAGGATGCCAAGAGAGCAGCGGCGCGCCTGTGGGGCGGCGGCTTGCTCACCGTTCTCGTCGGTCGTTCCCCAGTGCCATGA
- a CDS encoding site-specific integrase, whose amino-acid sequence MPSEQIHAFRALRTMLRWCTKPPHRYIKRSPLEGYPAPGKDKKRSRILKDDELRKIWHACEGFFGDMIRLIILWGCRNGEIGRLQRAWQEGRVLTIPGKFTKNGRAHAIPILPMARAILNRQQKIGDNWRDKNTDYYFPGHIKGTHFNDGSWGKLKKELDKQSGVTGWQIRDLRRPFRSTLARLGVSREIAEIVLNHVTGGGKTDLDEIYDRYDYLPEKRAALQKLEAHLKKVVAA is encoded by the coding sequence GTGCCCAGTGAACAGATTCACGCGTTCCGCGCCCTCCGGACGATGCTCCGCTGGTGCACGAAACCCCCGCATCGCTACATCAAACGCAGTCCGCTCGAAGGCTATCCGGCTCCGGGTAAGGACAAAAAACGCAGCCGTATTCTGAAAGACGATGAACTCAGAAAAATCTGGCACGCGTGCGAAGGCTTCTTCGGCGACATGATCCGGCTCATCATCTTGTGGGGATGTCGGAACGGCGAAATCGGACGGCTGCAGCGCGCATGGCAAGAGGGGCGTGTGCTCACCATTCCTGGTAAATTCACGAAGAACGGACGGGCCCATGCAATCCCGATCCTTCCAATGGCGCGTGCAATCCTCAATCGGCAACAAAAGATCGGCGACAACTGGCGAGACAAGAATACCGACTACTACTTCCCCGGTCACATCAAGGGCACGCATTTCAACGACGGCTCGTGGGGAAAACTGAAGAAGGAACTCGACAAGCAATCGGGCGTGACCGGATGGCAAATTCGAGACCTGCGTCGCCCTTTCCGCTCCACGCTCGCCCGCTTAGGGGTTTCGCGAGAGATTGCCGAGATCGTGCTCAATCACGTGACCGGCGGCGGCAAAACTGATCTCGACGAAATATACGACAGGTATGACTATCTACCTGAGAAGCGCGCAGCGCTGCAGAAACTTGAAGCCCATCTGAAAAAGGTAGTGGCTGCCTAG
- a CDS encoding Lrp/AsnC family transcriptional regulator — MSYDRIDARILEIVQKNNRLTSDVIGEMAGLSATACQRRLKRLRSEGIIESDVSIVSPKAVGRPIQMLMLVTMERERSDIIDRFKKAIKSSAEVVNGFYVTGDADFVLYVTAGSMEEYEEFTRRFVYVNPDIKGFKTMVVLDRVKVGFAIPVETPCED; from the coding sequence ATGTCATACGATCGCATCGACGCGCGCATCCTAGAGATCGTGCAAAAGAATAACCGCCTGACCTCCGACGTGATCGGCGAAATGGCCGGATTGTCTGCCACCGCGTGTCAACGTCGCCTGAAGAGACTCCGTTCGGAAGGTATCATCGAGAGCGATGTCTCGATCGTTTCGCCGAAGGCGGTGGGTCGTCCTATTCAAATGCTTATGCTCGTGACGATGGAGCGGGAGCGTTCAGATATTATCGATAGATTCAAGAAGGCCATCAAATCGTCAGCCGAGGTGGTCAACGGTTTCTACGTCACGGGAGACGCCGACTTCGTCCTATACGTTACCGCAGGTAGCATGGAAGAATATGAGGAGTTCACCCGGCGATTCGTCTATGTGAACCCAGACATCAAGGGCTTCAAGACGATGGTTGTATTGGATCGGGTAAAAGTGGGCTTTGCTATTCCAGTCGAGACTCCTTGCGAGGATTGA
- a CDS encoding IS110 family transposase yields the protein MNEVSTIGLDLAKYVFQAHGADAAGKVVFRKQLRRNKLLAFFAEQPACLVAIEACSGAHYWAREIGKLGHEVRLIPPAYVKPFVKRQKNDMADAEAICEAAQRPTMRFVPVKSEEQQASAVVFRTRDLLIRQRTQAINALRGHLAEYGVIVAKGTAYVAELVERAMDPKTGVPEAARFVLEILIKTMVTLEMQIKKLDSEITRRARKEKDARRLMTIPGVGPMTATALLALAPAAGSFRCGRDFAAWLGLTPLQRSTGGKQKLGATSKMGERTLRRLLIIGATAVVQQARRRGASPSSWLGRMIARKPPMLVATALANKMARVVWALMANGGVYKAPAVAA from the coding sequence GTGAACGAAGTTAGCACGATTGGACTAGATTTAGCGAAGTATGTCTTTCAGGCCCACGGAGCCGATGCCGCCGGCAAGGTCGTTTTTCGCAAACAGCTGCGCCGGAATAAGCTGCTGGCATTCTTTGCCGAGCAGCCGGCTTGCCTCGTGGCGATCGAAGCCTGCTCGGGCGCGCATTACTGGGCTCGTGAGATTGGCAAGCTCGGCCATGAAGTGCGGCTGATCCCACCGGCTTACGTGAAGCCCTTCGTGAAGCGGCAGAAGAACGACATGGCCGATGCAGAGGCGATCTGTGAAGCGGCGCAGAGGCCGACCATGCGTTTCGTTCCCGTCAAGAGCGAAGAGCAGCAAGCGAGCGCGGTGGTGTTTCGGACCCGCGACCTGCTGATCCGGCAGCGGACCCAGGCGATCAATGCTTTGCGTGGTCATCTCGCCGAATACGGGGTGATTGTGGCAAAGGGCACGGCCTATGTCGCAGAGCTTGTCGAGCGCGCAATGGATCCAAAAACCGGCGTCCCCGAAGCGGCACGGTTCGTACTCGAGATATTGATCAAGACGATGGTGACGCTGGAAATGCAGATCAAGAAACTCGACAGCGAGATCACCCGTCGCGCCCGAAAAGAAAAAGATGCCCGCCGTTTGATGACAATCCCAGGCGTGGGACCAATGACGGCGACGGCTTTGCTTGCCCTTGCGCCTGCCGCCGGAAGCTTCCGGTGCGGACGCGACTTCGCAGCATGGCTGGGGTTGACCCCGTTGCAGCGCTCCACGGGCGGCAAACAGAAACTGGGTGCGACGTCGAAAATGGGGGAGCGAACGTTGCGACGGTTACTTATCATCGGCGCAACTGCAGTCGTACAGCAGGCACGCCGGCGAGGCGCTTCACCGTCATCGTGGCTCGGGCGCATGATTGCCCGCAAGCCACCTATGCTGGTAGCCACCGCTCTTGCCAACAAGATGGCCCGCGTCGTCTGGGCTTTGATGGCCAACGGTGGGGTCTATAAAGCTCCGGCTGTGGCGGCATAG
- a CDS encoding NYN domain-containing protein, which yields MSPFDKIALFIDAANLNATCKALGFDIDYKRLLGEFQSRGTLLRAFYYTTVIEDQECSSIRPLVDWLDYNGYTVVTKLTKEFIDATGRRKVKGNMDIEIAVDAMELAEHVDQMFLFSGDGDFRSLVEAVQRRGVRVTVVSTIASQTPMIADALRRQADEFIDLALLKLKLGRGPSERLGKRQEERRDSKIGMAKSV from the coding sequence ATGTCGCCATTCGATAAAATCGCGCTCTTTATCGACGCTGCCAACCTCAATGCAACCTGCAAGGCGCTTGGCTTCGACATCGACTACAAGCGCCTGCTCGGGGAGTTTCAGAGCCGCGGCACGCTGCTGCGGGCGTTCTATTACACGACGGTTATCGAGGATCAGGAATGTTCGTCGATCAGGCCACTCGTCGATTGGCTCGACTATAACGGCTACACAGTTGTCACCAAACTAACCAAGGAATTCATCGATGCCACCGGCCGCCGCAAGGTCAAGGGCAACATGGATATCGAGATCGCGGTTGATGCCATGGAGCTTGCCGAACATGTCGATCAGATGTTCCTATTCTCGGGCGACGGCGATTTCCGCTCCCTGGTCGAGGCTGTGCAGAGGCGCGGCGTACGAGTGACTGTCGTGTCCACGATTGCGAGCCAGACGCCGATGATCGCCGACGCACTTCGGCGGCAGGCGGACGAATTTATCGACCTGGCACTATTGAAGCTGAAGCTGGGTCGCGGCCCGTCCGAACGGTTAGGCAAGCGTCAGGAGGAGCGCCGAGATTCGAAAATCGGAATGGCAAAGAGTGTTTGA
- a CDS encoding alpha/beta fold hydrolase produces MVRSNVTRRRILGSLGAAVGTAPAIASGSFINRARAQSAQKTYVLVPGAFYGAWSWHRVAENLQKQGHRVLPLTLTGLAERSHLLSKDIVLDTHIADIANLFEWEDLTEVCLVAHSYGGCPASGALERIGNRVSSIV; encoded by the coding sequence ATGGTTCGCTCAAACGTCACCCGTCGCAGAATACTTGGGAGCCTTGGGGCTGCAGTCGGCACTGCCCCGGCAATAGCATCAGGCTCGTTTATCAACCGAGCCCGGGCGCAATCGGCCCAAAAAACGTACGTGCTCGTCCCGGGCGCGTTTTATGGAGCTTGGTCCTGGCACCGCGTTGCGGAAAACCTGCAAAAGCAAGGTCATAGAGTTCTTCCGCTTACGCTGACCGGATTGGCAGAGCGCTCCCACCTTCTAAGCAAAGACATAGTGCTCGACACACATATCGCCGACATCGCCAATCTCTTTGAATGGGAAGACCTTACAGAGGTTTGCCTCGTTGCCCATTCGTATGGAGGCTGTCCCGCATCGGGCGCGCTCGAGCGCATTGGAAACCGCGTCTCGTCTATCGTTTGA
- a CDS encoding pitrilysin family protein, translated as MFSLQNGLEVVVIPDHRTPVVTQMIWYKVGSADEPPGKSGLAHFLEHLMFKGTSKHPPGEFSQAVQRVGGYQNAFTGTDYTSYFQDVPRDQLGKMLEFEADRMTNLVLKDEDVLSERDVVLEELNMGVANNPGARLIEQMLAALYLNHPYGRLIIGWRQEIEKLSREDALGFYKRFYAPNNAILIIAGDVEAGALRPLVETSFGGIPSQPRIPAERLRPQEPPPAAERTVTLADPRVEQPVLHRYYLVPSARTAVAGESPVLDVLAQLMGGGINSYLYRALVIDKKLASSASARYEPTALDSSLLTISVTPEPGIEFGQIEYAIDGVIAGIAQHPARTEDIELAKTRLLAQAIYAQDDQAKLAAWYGRRLTTGLTIDEIRGWPDSIREVSAAQVLAAARKWLDKKRSVTGYLVKEPTKRHAERR; from the coding sequence ATCTTTTCGCTTCAGAATGGGCTCGAGGTTGTGGTGATACCGGATCATCGGACGCCCGTCGTAACTCAGATGATCTGGTATAAGGTCGGCTCCGCGGACGAGCCACCCGGAAAATCGGGGCTGGCGCATTTCCTCGAACATCTGATGTTCAAGGGCACATCCAAACATCCGCCCGGTGAATTTTCCCAGGCCGTGCAGCGCGTCGGCGGCTACCAAAACGCTTTCACCGGCACCGACTATACAAGCTATTTTCAGGATGTTCCGCGCGATCAGCTCGGCAAGATGCTGGAATTTGAAGCTGATCGCATGACCAATCTTGTTCTTAAGGATGAGGACGTGCTGTCCGAGCGCGACGTCGTGCTCGAAGAATTAAATATGGGCGTCGCCAACAATCCAGGTGCGCGGCTCATCGAGCAGATGTTGGCGGCACTTTACCTCAACCACCCCTACGGTCGGCTCATCATCGGCTGGCGGCAGGAGATCGAAAAGCTTAGCCGTGAAGACGCGCTCGGCTTCTACAAGCGGTTCTATGCACCGAACAACGCTATCCTAATCATCGCCGGCGACGTAGAGGCGGGCGCGCTCCGCCCGCTGGTGGAGACGAGTTTTGGCGGCATTCCCTCGCAACCACGGATCCCGGCGGAACGCTTGCGACCTCAGGAGCCGCCTCCGGCCGCGGAACGCACGGTGACACTGGCCGATCCCCGCGTTGAGCAGCCAGTGCTGCACCGCTACTATCTGGTGCCGTCGGCGCGCACTGCGGTCGCAGGCGAGAGTCCGGTGCTTGACGTGCTCGCGCAATTGATGGGCGGCGGCATCAACTCATATCTCTATCGCGCGCTGGTGATCGACAAGAAGCTCGCAAGTAGTGCCTCGGCGAGGTACGAGCCCACCGCCCTTGATTCGTCGCTACTCACAATTTCTGTTACACCAGAACCCGGCATCGAGTTCGGGCAGATTGAATACGCCATCGACGGCGTGATTGCCGGTATTGCGCAGCATCCTGCGCGCACAGAAGATATCGAGCTGGCCAAGACGCGGCTGCTCGCTCAAGCAATCTATGCCCAGGACGACCAAGCAAAGCTTGCGGCCTGGTACGGCCGCCGGCTCACGACAGGACTGACCATCGACGAGATCCGAGGCTGGCCGGACAGCATCCGCGAAGTCAGTGCCGCGCAAGTGCTCGCGGCCGCGCGCAAATGGCTCGACAAAAAGCGCTCGGTGACAGGCTATCTCGTCAAGGAACCCACCAAAAGACACGCGGAGAGGCGATAA